A single region of the Lysinibacillus sp. B2A1 genome encodes:
- a CDS encoding RluA family pseudouridine synthase, producing the protein MFHYEINEDNLTIEELLRNHWRLGKKLVHELRMSKAITTVDDEPVQWRAPLQAGAILKFTFPIPTSNYQPTPVCAIDIIYEDDHCLIVSKPKGMSTHPNDARDTHTCMNHVMAHIKKQSGVYAEHVHRLDRGTQGLLLVAKHPLAKSILDRMIEEKSIIRTYAAEVQGNLQASSGTITEPIGKDRHHATRRVVSKTGQHAVTHYEVVARYKSSCIVHLILETGRTHQIRVHLAHIGHPIIGDTMYGARETASGDYELHAIQLEFEHPFLNKQIVVKDKQ; encoded by the coding sequence ATGTTTCATTATGAAATTAATGAAGATAATTTAACCATTGAAGAACTGCTGCGTAATCATTGGCGACTTGGTAAAAAATTAGTTCATGAATTACGAATGTCAAAAGCAATTACAACGGTGGACGATGAGCCCGTTCAATGGAGAGCCCCGCTTCAGGCAGGTGCAATTCTAAAATTTACGTTTCCGATACCTACATCCAATTATCAACCCACACCAGTATGTGCAATTGATATTATTTATGAGGATGACCATTGCTTAATCGTTTCCAAACCAAAAGGTATGTCAACACATCCAAATGATGCTCGTGATACTCATACTTGTATGAACCATGTCATGGCACATATTAAAAAGCAGAGTGGTGTTTATGCAGAGCATGTCCATCGACTGGATAGAGGCACGCAAGGACTATTGCTGGTGGCAAAGCATCCGCTCGCTAAGTCCATCCTTGATCGTATGATTGAAGAAAAATCTATTATTCGCACTTACGCTGCAGAGGTACAAGGAAATTTACAAGCGTCTTCAGGTACAATCACCGAACCTATTGGGAAAGATCGACATCACGCAACAAGACGTGTAGTTTCCAAAACCGGTCAACATGCTGTAACACACTATGAGGTAGTTGCTCGCTATAAGAGTTCTTGTATTGTCCATCTCATTTTGGAAACAGGCAGAACACATCAAATCCGAGTACATTTAGCTCATATCGGGCATCCCATTATTGGAGATACAATGTACGGAGCTAGGGAAACGGCAAGTGGAGACTATGAGCTCCATGCTATACAGTTAGAATTTGAACATCCATTTTTAAATAAACAAATTGTTGTAAAGGACAAACAGTAA
- a CDS encoding histidine kinase yields the protein MRENEHSNISILKEIAELLNEETEIVTMLKGALVRFLNGTNFETGWIFFIDEKGRSELVVHENLPEALEFKNCHYLKKGGCWCVSRYRNEELKKASNIIECQRIESAIAANVGDHEGITHHATVPLQSGQERFGVLNVASKDTVRFSQEELALLESVAFQMGSAIKRILLTKQEQEMALVKERNRLARDLHDSVNQLLFSVTLTARAGIEMTNDRAIKETFKEIQHLTQDALTEMRALIWQLRPKGLENGLLEAIKVYAEMLGLKLHVTVSGVLQFPSRIEETLFRVAQEALNNVRRHAGVLEAALYITVTSTDILLVIRDEGRGFVIDNNTRLLSMGLQSIKDRAKSVGGTADWVSEIGKGTELLIRLPY from the coding sequence GTGAGGGAGAATGAGCATTCGAATATCAGTATTTTAAAAGAGATTGCAGAACTGTTAAATGAAGAAACTGAAATAGTGACAATGTTAAAGGGTGCACTTGTGAGATTTTTAAATGGGACAAACTTTGAAACAGGCTGGATTTTTTTTATCGATGAAAAAGGGCGATCGGAGCTTGTTGTTCATGAAAATTTGCCAGAAGCATTGGAATTTAAAAACTGCCATTATTTAAAAAAGGGAGGCTGCTGGTGTGTTTCTCGCTATCGTAATGAGGAATTAAAAAAAGCCTCCAATATCATTGAATGCCAGCGCATTGAGAGTGCGATTGCAGCAAATGTTGGTGATCACGAGGGCATTACACATCATGCTACAGTGCCTCTTCAATCAGGACAAGAACGTTTTGGGGTCTTAAATGTTGCCTCAAAGGATACTGTGCGTTTTTCACAGGAGGAGCTAGCTTTACTTGAATCTGTCGCTTTTCAAATGGGTTCAGCCATTAAGCGAATTTTACTGACAAAGCAGGAGCAAGAAATGGCACTTGTAAAGGAGCGCAACCGTCTAGCTAGAGATTTACATGATTCGGTTAATCAGCTGCTTTTTTCAGTTACTCTAACGGCGAGAGCTGGTATTGAAATGACGAATGATCGTGCTATTAAAGAAACATTTAAGGAAATTCAACATTTAACACAGGATGCCTTAACTGAAATGCGTGCATTAATTTGGCAGCTTCGTCCAAAAGGCTTGGAGAATGGTTTACTTGAAGCGATTAAAGTATATGCTGAAATGCTCGGCTTAAAGTTGCATGTGACAGTTTCAGGTGTATTGCAATTTCCTTCACGCATTGAAGAAACATTATTTCGAGTAGCACAAGAAGCACTTAATAATGTACGTCGTCATGCAGGTGTGCTGGAGGCTGCATTATATATAACGGTTACGTCTACAGACATTTTGCTTGTGATTCGTGATGAGGGACGAGGCTTTGTCATCGATAATAACACGAGGTTACTTTCAATGGGCTTGCAGTCAATAAAGGATCGTGCAAAATCAGTTGGTGGTACAGCTGACTGGGTTAGTGAAATTGGCAAAGGAACAGAACTGTTAATCCGCTTGCCGTATTAG
- a CDS encoding transcriptional regulator, whose product MKLERLLMMTMILINRKKVTAQELAELFNVSVRTIYRDIETLSCAGIPVLSQQGVNGGISLIEGYRVDKQVLTKEELTSLSIAIKSALTTYDDSYAEAVLEKLTSVADEEIKQSINQLFIDLSPWGPSIVFKEQITLLKKAIEQAHCVSFTYSTTHGQVTNRFLEPHTLVQKGKVWYVYGYCTLREDFRLFKIARMKNIKEEMITFQRKEVHLSELPWNKEWHRPQNVIKLKLSFDSTITTLVEETFGAEHTDHENLTVNISLPEDEWLYGFLLSFGHRIKVLEPFHLRAIVHKRAQEIVELYKDI is encoded by the coding sequence ATGAAATTAGAACGCCTTTTAATGATGACAATGATTTTAATAAATCGAAAAAAAGTGACAGCACAGGAGCTTGCTGAGTTATTTAATGTGTCAGTTCGTACAATTTACCGTGATATCGAAACACTTAGCTGTGCTGGAATTCCTGTTTTGAGTCAGCAGGGGGTTAACGGTGGAATTAGTTTGATAGAGGGGTATCGTGTCGATAAACAGGTTCTGACAAAGGAGGAGCTTACCTCGCTTTCCATTGCCATAAAAAGTGCACTTACAACCTATGACGATTCCTATGCAGAAGCAGTGCTCGAAAAGTTAACAAGTGTTGCTGATGAAGAAATAAAGCAATCCATCAACCAACTATTTATTGATCTTAGCCCTTGGGGACCATCTATTGTTTTTAAGGAGCAGATTACACTATTAAAAAAAGCCATTGAACAAGCACACTGTGTAAGCTTCACCTATTCTACGACACATGGTCAAGTAACCAATCGATTTTTAGAGCCACATACATTAGTCCAAAAAGGAAAGGTGTGGTATGTCTACGGATACTGCACATTAAGAGAAGACTTTCGCTTATTTAAAATAGCTAGAATGAAAAATATAAAAGAAGAAATGATAACCTTCCAGCGCAAAGAAGTTCATTTGTCTGAACTCCCATGGAACAAAGAGTGGCACCGTCCTCAAAATGTAATAAAGCTAAAGCTGTCATTCGATTCTACGATAACAACATTAGTAGAAGAAACATTTGGTGCTGAGCATACAGATCATGAAAATTTAACAGTTAACATTTCATTGCCAGAGGATGAATGGTTATACGGTTTTCTTCTAAGTTTTGGTCACCGTATAAAAGTATTAGAGCCATTCCATTTAAGAGCTATTGTGCATAAGCGAGCACAGGAAATTGTGGAGCTTTATAAAGATATTTAA
- a CDS encoding transporter: MELYTNLRQGEKGAWLSIATYLVLSSIKLTIGYIGASEALKADGLNNTTDIIASIAVLIGLRIAQIPPDSNHQYGHLRAETVASLVASFIMLIVGLQVLINSIKGLWEPVNTTPSLLTAYVAIGSAIVMYIVYRYNLALSKKIKSAAVKAAAYDNRSDALVSIGTAIGIFGAIFGFPIIDTITALLVALLIIKTAIEIFWEAVQSLTDAFNIEEVETLSVLIRNVDGVIELLDFKGRAHGNMYFIDVTVTVDPYLNVFESHRITEEIEKTITRENRFCQVLVHIEPHIEIIPPANDNKGAVRKVDVN; the protein is encoded by the coding sequence ATGGAGCTTTATACAAATTTACGTCAAGGGGAAAAAGGTGCTTGGTTATCCATCGCAACATATTTGGTTCTGAGTTCTATAAAATTAACAATCGGCTATATAGGCGCATCAGAAGCGCTAAAGGCAGATGGATTAAATAATACTACTGATATTATCGCCTCTATTGCAGTACTTATTGGATTACGAATTGCCCAAATTCCACCTGACTCTAATCATCAATATGGGCATTTGCGTGCCGAAACAGTTGCCTCACTTGTTGCGTCGTTCATTATGTTAATTGTTGGCTTACAGGTACTTATTAATTCGATAAAAGGCCTTTGGGAGCCAGTTAATACAACACCATCATTATTAACTGCCTATGTCGCAATTGGCAGTGCCATAGTGATGTATATCGTTTATCGTTATAATTTAGCACTTTCTAAAAAAATAAAAAGTGCAGCTGTGAAAGCAGCAGCCTATGATAATCGTTCAGATGCTCTTGTAAGTATTGGTACAGCAATCGGAATTTTTGGAGCTATTTTCGGTTTCCCTATTATCGACACAATTACTGCACTTCTCGTTGCACTTCTAATTATTAAAACAGCAATTGAAATTTTTTGGGAGGCTGTTCAAAGTCTCACAGATGCTTTTAATATCGAAGAAGTTGAGACTTTGTCTGTCCTTATTCGCAATGTTGATGGAGTAATCGAGTTGTTAGACTTTAAGGGGCGCGCCCATGGCAATATGTACTTTATCGATGTCACTGTCACTGTAGACCCTTACTTAAATGTCTTTGAGAGTCATCGTATTACAGAGGAGATTGAAAAAACGATTACTCGTGAAAATCGATTCTGTCAGGTACTCGTGCATATTGAACCACATATTGAAATCATTCCTCCAGCAAACGACAACAAAGGGGCTGTCCGAAAAGTCGATGTAAATTGA
- a CDS encoding disulfide bond formation protein B: protein MSKKVENGLLFIWIVSVVATLGSLYFSEIRHYEPCKMCWIQRIFMYPIVIMTTIAFIQKNARIAVTTAVFAIMGGSVSLYHYGIQKLSFLADTAPSCGLVSCTGQYINWLGFITIPFLALTAFILIAGASFYVMKAVKAAK, encoded by the coding sequence ATGTCTAAAAAAGTAGAAAATGGCTTATTATTTATTTGGATTGTCTCTGTCGTTGCAACACTAGGTTCCTTATACTTTTCAGAAATTCGTCACTATGAACCTTGTAAAATGTGTTGGATTCAACGTATTTTCATGTATCCAATTGTCATCATGACAACAATTGCCTTTATACAAAAAAATGCACGTATTGCGGTTACAACAGCTGTTTTTGCCATTATGGGTGGCAGTGTATCACTTTATCATTATGGAATTCAAAAGCTTAGTTTTTTAGCGGATACTGCACCTTCTTGTGGTCTTGTTTCCTGTACTGGTCAATATATTAATTGGTTAGGCTTTATCACAATCCCATTTTTAGCGCTAACTGCATTTATTTTAATTGCAGGGGCAAGCTTTTATGTAATGAAGGCTGTAAAAGCTGCAAAATAA
- a CDS encoding DNA-binding response regulator, with amino-acid sequence MIRVLIADDHHVVRRGLLFFLKTQKDIEVVGEAKNGLEAVTLAESIQPDIILMDLVMPEMDGIQATKRIKAKFPQIEILMLTSFSDRDHVVPAMEAGAAGYQLKDIEPDELVLSIRRIMRGENTLHPEATSTLEMDRQETENAPHVLNPLTPREQDVLAELTKGKSNREIASSLFVTEKTVKTHISNIFTKLQVQDRTQAALYAVKHGLTEGSGV; translated from the coding sequence ATGATACGTGTATTAATTGCAGATGACCACCATGTAGTACGTCGTGGATTATTATTTTTCTTAAAAACGCAGAAAGACATTGAAGTTGTGGGGGAAGCGAAAAATGGACTGGAGGCAGTAACTTTAGCGGAAAGCATACAGCCAGATATTATTCTTATGGATTTAGTCATGCCTGAGATGGATGGTATTCAGGCAACTAAGCGCATTAAAGCGAAATTTCCACAAATTGAAATTTTGATGCTCACAAGCTTTTCGGATCGGGACCATGTCGTACCAGCTATGGAGGCAGGTGCTGCAGGTTATCAATTAAAGGACATAGAACCTGATGAACTGGTATTGTCCATTCGCCGAATAATGAGAGGCGAAAATACTCTACATCCAGAGGCCACATCGACGCTGGAAATGGATCGGCAAGAAACTGAAAATGCACCTCATGTATTAAACCCACTAACACCTCGTGAACAGGATGTACTTGCAGAGCTGACAAAAGGGAAAAGTAATCGAGAAATTGCTTCCTCCTTATTTGTTACAGAGAAAACTGTAAAAACCCATATATCTAATATTTTCACAAAGCTACAGGTGCAGGATCGTACTCAAGCGGCTCTTTATGCTGTAAAGCACGGACTGACAGAGGGTAGTGGTGTGTGA
- a CDS encoding transcriptional regulator, translating to MQSYCQSCGMPLADETLLGTGKEGQKSQEYCMYCYELGGFKQPNLTVEEMVEICVPHLKEDGMAEEEARQMLSSFLPSLKRWRREEIKQPKMIERESFQIVGISAQTSNVNEITSQAKIPQLWSDFYQQEVIGQIKNPVNEVVIGLYSDYETDVNGKYSITLGMEVAATDEVTQGMVVKTVPAAKYLVFTSDKGSMPDIVIKVWQDIWAWFAGSEVERAYTGDFEIYDERCANPQEAQVDIYIAIK from the coding sequence ATGCAAAGTTATTGTCAAAGCTGCGGTATGCCATTAGCAGATGAAACATTATTGGGAACAGGTAAAGAAGGTCAGAAAAGTCAAGAATATTGCATGTATTGTTATGAATTAGGAGGGTTTAAACAGCCGAATTTGACAGTTGAGGAAATGGTTGAGATTTGTGTGCCACATTTAAAGGAAGATGGGATGGCAGAAGAAGAGGCTCGTCAAATGTTATCTTCTTTCTTACCAAGTTTAAAAAGATGGAGAAGAGAAGAAATAAAACAGCCAAAAATGATAGAACGAGAATCATTTCAAATCGTAGGAATTTCAGCTCAAACGAGTAATGTCAATGAAATAACGTCTCAAGCTAAAATTCCTCAATTATGGTCAGACTTTTATCAGCAAGAAGTGATTGGACAAATAAAAAATCCAGTCAATGAAGTAGTAATCGGTTTATATTCTGACTATGAAACAGATGTTAATGGAAAATATTCTATTACCCTTGGAATGGAAGTAGCAGCGACAGATGAAGTGACACAAGGGATGGTCGTAAAAACAGTGCCAGCTGCTAAATATTTGGTTTTTACTTCAGATAAAGGGTCAATGCCAGACATTGTGATTAAGGTTTGGCAAGATATCTGGGCTTGGTTTGCAGGTTCAGAAGTAGAAAGAGCATACACAGGTGATTTTGAGATATACGATGAACGATGTGCCAACCCACAAGAAGCACAGGTTGATATTTATATAGCAATCAAATAA
- a CDS encoding multifunctional 2',3'-cyclic-nucleotide 2'-phosphodiesterase/5'-nucleotidase/3'-nucleotidase, producing MKWVKSIAATTLVASLLATPGFAAHAAETAPAATKDGFKLTILHSNDTHSHAEYAPQRATKIKELRAANHNSLLLDAGDALTGTLYFNEFTGEVEMKLMNLMGYDAMTFGNHEFDLGSSPEGHTALAKFVKGAEFPLLGANLDFSKESLFDGLQFKTVTKDFENGKIYNGIIKEVDGEKVGIFGLTTEETPSISSVANVQFANYIDSAKKAVAEFEKQGVNKIVALTHLGFDDSKDFDNDQLLAAAVEGIDVIVGGHTHTKLDKAVKAETSFKNPTIIVQTGQYSENLGELDLTFNDNGAVVEYFGQLHALNDKENPVAADPETTEMLAPYTEKISAVKQQSTGNTAVSVLDGKRGLWGVRAGETNLGNLITDGMLAGAKKIDPEVQFAFQNGGGIRAGIDAGDITVGEVMTVMPFGNALGIVKLTGAEIYDIAEHSVKEFPKESGGFLHFSGLQVEFDGKAPAGKRVKSIKLNGKDLDKATYYKAATNTFTAKGGDGYETLEKAYADGRVSEPGTIDYEMFIEHLTTLKNVNPKVEGRIIATIPFKDIAKGSETEGYVRDLYYRDLTNGTTATTYSPNANLTRAQAASFIARALKLEAKGQTTFSDLGNVNPTTQKEITALAEAGIVKGANGKFNPNTKVTRAQLALMFARAYNLQHDAKAGLKADFSDIAQYNTETKDAISLMKDLKIVSGSNGKFMPSNNATRAHMAKMLSNYIPYVKESK from the coding sequence ATGAAATGGGTTAAAAGTATTGCAGCAACAACTCTAGTTGCTAGTTTATTAGCTACTCCTGGTTTTGCTGCCCATGCAGCGGAAACAGCACCAGCAGCTACGAAAGATGGTTTCAAATTAACAATTTTACACTCCAATGATACACATTCACATGCAGAGTATGCTCCACAACGTGCTACAAAAATAAAAGAGCTACGTGCAGCAAATCATAATTCACTTTTATTAGATGCAGGTGACGCTTTGACTGGCACGCTTTACTTCAATGAATTCACAGGAGAAGTTGAAATGAAGTTAATGAACTTAATGGGCTACGATGCTATGACATTTGGTAACCATGAGTTCGATTTAGGATCAAGCCCAGAAGGTCATACTGCTCTAGCGAAATTTGTAAAAGGAGCAGAATTCCCATTACTGGGGGCCAATCTTGATTTTTCAAAAGAATCTTTATTTGATGGCTTACAATTTAAAACAGTCACAAAAGACTTCGAAAATGGGAAAATTTATAACGGTATTATTAAAGAAGTCGATGGAGAAAAAGTAGGTATTTTTGGTTTAACAACTGAAGAAACTCCTTCTATTTCAAGCGTTGCTAATGTACAATTTGCCAATTATATCGACTCTGCCAAAAAAGCAGTAGCAGAATTTGAAAAACAAGGTGTTAATAAAATTGTTGCCCTTACTCATTTAGGATTTGATGATTCAAAAGATTTCGATAACGATCAATTACTAGCGGCAGCTGTAGAAGGTATTGATGTTATTGTTGGTGGTCATACACATACTAAATTAGACAAAGCTGTGAAAGCAGAAACATCCTTTAAAAATCCTACAATTATCGTTCAAACAGGTCAATATAGCGAGAATTTAGGTGAGCTTGATTTAACATTTAATGATAATGGTGCGGTTGTTGAATATTTCGGGCAATTACACGCTTTAAATGATAAAGAAAATCCAGTTGCAGCAGACCCAGAAACAACTGAAATGTTAGCTCCATATACAGAAAAAATTTCAGCTGTAAAACAACAATCAACAGGAAATACAGCTGTTTCAGTATTGGATGGTAAACGTGGTCTTTGGGGCGTTCGTGCTGGTGAAACAAACCTTGGAAACCTAATTACAGACGGTATGCTTGCTGGTGCCAAGAAGATTGATCCAGAAGTACAATTTGCCTTCCAAAATGGCGGTGGTATCCGTGCAGGCATTGATGCTGGAGATATTACAGTTGGCGAAGTAATGACAGTCATGCCTTTCGGAAATGCACTTGGTATCGTAAAATTAACAGGTGCTGAAATCTATGACATTGCTGAACATAGTGTAAAAGAGTTTCCGAAAGAATCTGGAGGCTTCCTACACTTCTCTGGTTTACAAGTAGAATTCGATGGAAAAGCTCCAGCTGGTAAACGAGTAAAATCAATTAAATTAAATGGTAAAGATCTAGACAAAGCTACTTACTATAAAGCTGCAACAAATACCTTTACCGCTAAAGGTGGAGACGGCTACGAAACACTTGAAAAAGCTTATGCTGATGGACGTGTAAGTGAGCCTGGTACTATTGATTATGAAATGTTCATCGAACACTTGACTACATTGAAAAATGTTAATCCAAAAGTAGAAGGGCGCATTATTGCAACAATTCCATTTAAGGATATCGCAAAAGGCTCAGAAACAGAGGGCTATGTTCGTGATCTTTATTACCGTGATTTAACAAATGGTACGACTGCAACAACATATTCACCAAATGCTAACTTAACTCGTGCTCAGGCTGCCTCATTTATCGCACGTGCATTAAAGCTTGAGGCAAAAGGTCAAACAACATTCTCGGATCTTGGAAATGTAAATCCTACAACACAAAAGGAAATCACTGCTCTTGCCGAAGCAGGTATTGTTAAAGGTGCAAATGGTAAATTCAATCCTAATACAAAAGTAACTCGTGCTCAACTTGCATTAATGTTTGCTCGTGCATACAATCTTCAACATGATGCAAAAGCTGGCTTAAAAGCTGATTTCAGTGATATTGCACAATACAACACTGAAACTAAAGATGCAATCTCACTTATGAAAGACTTAAAGATTGTTAGTGGTTCAAATGGCAAATTTATGCCAAGCAATAACGCAACACGTGCTCATATGGCAAAAATGCTTTCTAACTATATTCCATATGTAAAAGAATCAAAATAA
- a CDS encoding DNA-binding response regulator, which produces MIRAVLIDNEPLALHYFQNKLQAFQQIQVVKTFTRVETFLQELPALEFEAIFLEVKLNELTGLEVADIIKTDRPHVSVIFITSYQEFALQAYDIGGLDYLLKPINHARLEKAIARIEHEYSIQQLIQKASKTMLNVQCFDQFAAYSNNSLIAFKTEKTKELFVYFILHPNIPIHRDYLIEILWPDLDYVRAKSNLHTALSYLRKTLSNIGYANCIVFSNKYYIFEKPSILCDLYDFQRYYDDFLKQEFPHISLINQCLSIYKNGLLIFDDYEWATAYKDKLTKSYIDLLEKGFQASVLTDTTKALDFLNSLLDFDPYNEQKLEHYLHTLINAGLYEQAYRVFQDYEQKLKEDLALTPSSTLLEITNKFFIQK; this is translated from the coding sequence GTGATTAGAGCCGTTTTAATAGACAATGAACCACTAGCATTACACTATTTTCAAAATAAACTACAAGCATTTCAGCAAATACAGGTGGTCAAAACCTTTACAAGGGTAGAAACTTTTCTGCAGGAGCTTCCCGCATTAGAATTTGAGGCAATTTTTTTAGAGGTAAAGCTCAATGAACTAACTGGACTGGAAGTAGCTGATATTATCAAAACGGATCGTCCACATGTTAGTGTTATTTTTATAACTTCCTATCAAGAGTTTGCGTTACAGGCATATGATATCGGAGGGCTTGATTATTTACTTAAGCCAATTAATCACGCTCGTTTAGAAAAGGCTATTGCTCGAATAGAGCATGAATATTCCATTCAGCAACTCATTCAGAAGGCTTCGAAAACGATGCTAAACGTTCAATGCTTCGATCAATTTGCAGCCTATAGTAACAATAGTTTAATTGCGTTCAAAACGGAGAAAACAAAGGAATTATTTGTTTATTTTATTTTACATCCAAATATTCCTATTCACCGTGATTATTTAATAGAAATTTTGTGGCCTGATTTAGACTATGTTAGGGCAAAATCGAATCTTCATACAGCTTTATCTTATTTAAGAAAAACCTTAAGCAATATAGGTTATGCCAACTGTATAGTATTTTCAAATAAATATTATATCTTTGAAAAGCCAAGCATTCTTTGCGATTTATATGATTTTCAGAGATACTATGATGATTTTTTAAAGCAAGAATTCCCCCATATTTCATTAATTAATCAATGTCTTTCCATTTATAAAAATGGGCTGCTTATTTTTGACGATTATGAATGGGCGACAGCCTATAAAGATAAACTGACTAAATCATACATAGATTTATTAGAAAAAGGCTTTCAAGCTTCTGTATTAACGGATACGACAAAGGCACTTGATTTCTTAAATAGCCTACTAGATTTTGATCCATATAATGAACAAAAACTGGAACACTATTTACACACTTTAATAAACGCTGGGCTATATGAACAGGCATACAGAGTTTTTCAAGACTATGAACAAAAGTTAAAAGAAGATTTGGCCCTTACGCCAAGCTCAACATTACTAGAAATTACAAATAAATTTTTTATTCAAAAATAA
- a CDS encoding DUF445 domain-containing protein, whose translation MDNFLVTLLFMAIIGAAIGGVTNHLAIKMLFRPHEAIYIKNWRVPFTPGLIPKRRDELARQLGLTVVNYLLTPETFRKKFFSKDIQDKVEQFVQTKVEETIFTNDKTIQDWLTLAGFSNMPTTIENKIEAIVEGQFESMKNTLSTKSIHTLLSADIQYTIEAKIPVVVRHILEKGEDYFLSPEGELTIKAMIDDFLSSKGSLGGMINMFLGDSSSLVAKVQRELIKFLQAQGTTALLTKIFTQEWDKLKERPAMDFLQDIRFDSILMKVQGYVKEQLAVEERLNQPISYYWTEGNTWMKETVIPQAIDKAFVKAEEKLEDVLKRLNLQEVVREQVDTFPVAKLEELVLGISKREFKMITVLGAVLGGLIGIVQGLIVYFI comes from the coding sequence ATGGATAATTTTCTAGTGACTTTACTATTTATGGCCATTATTGGAGCCGCTATCGGCGGTGTAACGAATCACCTAGCCATAAAAATGCTTTTTCGCCCACATGAAGCAATATATATTAAAAATTGGCGTGTACCATTTACACCAGGGCTTATCCCAAAACGACGTGACGAATTAGCAAGGCAGCTTGGATTAACTGTTGTAAACTATTTATTAACACCTGAAACCTTTAGAAAAAAATTCTTTTCTAAAGACATTCAAGACAAAGTAGAACAGTTTGTGCAAACAAAGGTAGAAGAAACTATTTTTACGAATGATAAAACAATTCAAGATTGGCTTACATTAGCTGGATTTTCTAACATGCCAACAACAATTGAGAATAAGATTGAAGCAATTGTTGAGGGACAATTTGAGTCAATGAAGAATACATTATCAACGAAGTCAATTCATACACTGTTATCAGCAGATATTCAATATACAATTGAAGCAAAGATTCCAGTAGTAGTTCGTCATATATTAGAGAAGGGTGAGGATTATTTTTTATCACCTGAAGGCGAATTAACAATAAAAGCGATGATTGATGATTTTTTGTCGTCTAAAGGTTCACTTGGTGGAATGATCAATATGTTTTTAGGTGACTCTTCTTCGTTAGTGGCAAAGGTTCAGCGTGAACTTATAAAATTTTTACAGGCACAGGGCACAACGGCATTATTAACGAAAATCTTTACGCAGGAGTGGGATAAATTAAAAGAACGTCCTGCAATGGATTTTTTACAGGATATTCGCTTTGATTCAATATTAATGAAAGTGCAAGGTTATGTAAAAGAGCAGCTAGCAGTTGAGGAACGTTTGAATCAGCCTATTTCATATTACTGGACAGAGGGCAATACATGGATGAAGGAAACAGTCATTCCGCAAGCTATTGACAAAGCCTTTGTTAAAGCCGAAGAGAAATTAGAAGATGTATTAAAACGCTTAAATTTACAAGAAGTAGTTCGTGAGCAGGTTGATACTTTCCCTGTGGCGAAACTAGAGGAGCTTGTACTAGGTATTTCAAAACGTGAGTTTAAAATGATTACAGTACTAGGTGCAGTTCTTGGCGGCTTGATTGGAATTGTGCAAGGATTAATTGTCTATTTTATTTAA